In Hydractinia symbiolongicarpus strain clone_291-10 chromosome 4, HSymV2.1, whole genome shotgun sequence, the following proteins share a genomic window:
- the LOC130642220 gene encoding titin homolog: MKERENEERRDVCVSDEIELKFHEMDYKEINIEMNTSEGDNGEKKVASIKIDKIKSGMTENNEVRVDILTSTGNKDEVDSDASTSETGLIQPISGSINMLAAPQSNNDESISENIGKGCEESVASDISTSFKDDEGEICPSSDDDYSNESFEIEDDEIVIPDNSAEDKMIDTSQSNESKSTRKDKEITLNIKKDKIEKHYLPANKMTIFSKNDDGDNCPVSNNDNLNESFEIKKDKMVIPENSVKYKVIENYQSRKGYTNHNIKQNDDMLSSYEDSNFKLLSNPSSLCKKLAPLLTSKNRLEKLSPSNHKRDSSVFDLPPLPVTGSSSTLIKNKNSAIQECQPLNKVSDHDKSIKDEFNDASKGGDIDIFMSTSNHVEADANSSMKKQDEGDSDASTSETGFIQPIAGSLNMFAAPQSKNDKFDESINEEIGEECEESVASDISTSFKEDENDICPLSDDDDLNKSFEIEDDEMVIPDNSVEDKKIDICQSNERKLTVNIKEVKTENQSSHANEISTSSKNDKSDKGHLSNDDDLDKSVECKKYEMVIPDDSADNKMIFTCQPSQKDDELSSYEDSNFKLLSNPSSLCKKLAPLPTLKNKFGKLPPLNHKRDSSVFDLPPLPVTVSSSSLIKNKNSATQKCQPLDKVSDHDKSIKDEFNDASKGCDIDIFMSTSNHVEADANSSMENQDEVHSDASTSETGFIQPIAGSPNMFAAPQPKNDKFDESISEEIGEECEESVASDISTSFKEDEIDICPSSNDDDLNESFEIEDDEMVIPDNSAEDKKMIVTCQPSNGKTIRNIEERDDELSSYEDSNFKLLSNPSSLCKKLAPLSISKNRLGKLPPLNHKQDSSVFDLPPLPVTGSSSSLINKKNSATQECQLLAENTDNDNSTKDEFNDASKGGNIDIFMSTSNDVEADANSSMEKQDEVDSDASTSETGFMQPIAGSLNMFAAPQSKNDKFDESISEEIGEECEESVASDISSSSKENEVDICPLSDDDDLNKSFEIEDGEMVIPDNGADNKMILTCQPSKGKTIRNIEERDDELSSYEDSNFKLLSNPSSLCKKLAPLSISKNRLGKLPPLNHKQDSSVFDLPPLPVTDSSSMLINNKDSATQECQPLDHDDSNNDDDDVNFDDIDALLLDLDEFDSKRANKEPRAY; the protein is encoded by the exons ATGAAGGAGCGCGAGAATGAAGAAAGGAGGGATGTTTGTGTTTCTGACGAGATTGAGCTTAAATTTCATGAAATGGATTATAAGGAGATAAATATTGAGATGAATACTAGTGAGGGAGATAATGGGGAGAAAAAGGTTGCCTCTatcaaaattgataaaataaagAGCGGTATGACAGAAAATAACGAAGTCAGAGTAGATATCCTCACATCAACTGGGAACAAAGATGAAGTTGACAGTGATGCATCAACAAGTGAGACAGGATTAATACAACCAATTTCGGGAAGTATCAACATGCTTGCAGCTCCACAGTCAAACAATGATGAAAGTATTAGTGAAAATATTGGAAAAGGATGTGAAGAATCTGTAGCAAGTGACATTTCTACTTCTTTTAAAGATGATGAAGGGGAGATTTGTCCTTCATCGGATGATGACTATTCGAATGAATCGTTTGAAATTGAAGATGATGAAATAGTCATTCCAGACAACAGTGCAGAGGATAAAATGATTGACACCAGTCAatcaaatgaaa GTAAAAGTACAAGAAAAGATAAAGAAATTACATTAAACATCAAAAAAGACAAGATTGAAAAACATTATTTACCAGCgaacaaaatgactattttttctaaaaatgatgATGGCGACAACTGTCCCGTATCGAATAATGACAATTTGAATGAATCGTTTGAAATTAAGAAAGATAAAATGGTCATTCCAGAAAATAGCGTAAAATATAAAGTGATTGAAAACTACCAATCAAGAAAGG GCTATACAAACCACAACATCAAACAAAACGACGACATGTTATCGTCATATGAAGACAGCAACTTTAAATTGTTATCAAATCCATCATCGCTGTGTAAAAAGTTAGCACCTCTTTTAACATCAAAGAATAGACTGGAAAAACTTTCACCATCGAATCATAAACGAGATAGCAGTGTGTTTGACCTTCCACCACTACCTGTAACTGGTTCATCGTCAACTTTGATAAAGAACAAAAATTCTGCAATTCAAGAATGTCAACCACTTAATAAAGTTTCAGACCATGACAAGTCGATTAAAGATGAATTCAATGATGCTTCGAAAGGTGGcgatattgatatttttatgtCAACAAGCAACCATGTCGAAGCGGATGCTAATTCATCAATGAAAAAACAAGATGAAGGTGACAGTGATGCATCAACAAGTGAGACAGGATTTATACAACCAATTGCCGGAAGCCTCAATATGTTTGCAGCTCCACagtcaaaaaatgataaatttgatGAAAGTATTAATGAAGAGATTGGAGAAGAATGTGAAGAATCTGTGGCAAGTGACATTTCTACTTCTTTCAAAGAAGATGAGAATGACATTTGTCCCTTATCGGATGATGACGATTTGAATAAATCATTTGAAATTGAAGATGATGAAATGGTCATTCCAGACAACAGTGTGGAGGATAAAAAGATTGACATCTGTCAatcaaatgaaa gAAAACTTACGGTAAACATCAAAGAAGTCAAAACTGAAAACCAAAGTTCACACGCGAATGAAATTTCTACTTCTTCTAAAAATGATAAAAGCGACAAAGGTCACTTATCAAATGATGACGATTTGGATAAATCTGTTGAgtgtaaaaaatatgaaatggtCATTCCAGACGATAGTGCAGATAATAAAATGATATTTACATGCCAGCCAAGCCAAAAAGACGATGAACTATCGTCCTATGAAGACAGCAACTTTAAATTGTTATCAAATCCATCATCACTGTGTAAAAAGTTAGCACCTCTTCCAACATTAAAGAATAAATTTGGAAAACTTCCACCATTGAATCATAAACGAGATAGCAGTGTGTTTGACCTTCCACCACTACCTGTAACTGTTTCATCGTCATCTTTGATAAAGAACAAAAATTCTGCAACTCAAAAATGTCAACCACTTGATAAAGTTTCAGACCATGACAAGTCGATTAAAGATGAATTCAATGATGCTTCGAAAGGTTGCGATATTGACATTTTTATGTCAACAAGCAACCATGTCGAAGCGGATGCTAATTCATCAATGGAAAACCAAGATGAAGTTCACAGTGATGCATCAACAAGTGAGACAGGATTTATACAACCAATTGCTGGAAGTCCCAATATGTTTGCAGCTCCACAgccaaaaaatgataaatttgatGAAAGTATCAGTGAAGAGATTGGAGAAGAATGTGAAGAATCTGTAGCAAGTGACATTTCTACTTCTTTTAAAGAAGATGAGATTGACATTTGTCCTTCATCGAATGATGACGATTTGAATGAATCGTTTGAAATTGAAGATGATGAAATGGTCATTCCAGACAACAGTGCGgaagataaaaaaatgattgtaaCATGCCAGCCAAGCAACG GTAAGACGATCAGAAACATCGAAGAAAGAGACGATGAACTATCGTCCTATGAAGATAGCAACTTTAAATTGTTATCAAATCCATCATCACTGTGTAAAAAGTTAGCACCTCTTTCAATATCAAAGAATAGACTGGGAAAACTTCCACCATTAAATCATAAACAAGATAGCAGTGTGTTTGACCTTCCACCATTACCTGTAACTGGTTCATCGTCATCTTtgataaacaagaaaaattctGCAACTCAAGAATGTCAACTGCTTGCTGAAAACACAGATAATGACAATTCCACAAAAGATGAGTTCAATGATGCTTCGAAAGGTGGcaatattgatatttttatgtCAACAAGCAACGATGTCGAAGCGGATGCTAATTCATCAATGGAAAAACAAGATGAAGTTGACAGTGATGCATCAACAAGTGAGACAGGATTTATGCAACCAATTGCTGGAAGCCTCAATATGTTTGCAGCTCCACagtcaaaaaatgataaatttgatGAAAGTATCAGTGAAGAGATTGGAGAAGAATGTGAAGAATCTGTAGCAAGTGACATTTCTAGTTCTTCCAAAGAAAATGAAGTTGACATTTGTCCCTTATCGGATGATGACGATTTAAATAAATCGTTTGAAATTGAAGATGGTGAAATGGTCATTCCAGACAACGGTGCAGAtaacaaaatgattttaacatGTCAGCCAAGTAAAG GTAAGACGATCAGAAACATCGAAGAAAGAGACGATGAACTATCGTCCTATGAAGATAGCAACTTTAAATTGTTATCAAATCCATCATCACTGTGTAAAAAGTTAGCACCTCTTTCAATATCAAAGAATAGACTGGGAAAACTTCCACCATTAAATCATAAACAAGATAGCAGTGTGTTTGACCTTCCACCATTACCAGTAACTGATTCATCGTCAATGTTGATAAACAACAAAGATTCTGCAACTCAAGAATGTCAACCGCTTGATCACGATGACAGTaacaatgatgatgatgacgttaATTTTGACGACATTGATGCGTTGCTGTTGGATTTAGATGAATTTGATTCGAAACGAGCTAATAAAGAACCAAGAGCTTATTGA
- the LOC130641147 gene encoding 39S ribosomal protein L10, mitochondrial-like, which translates to MAAQRLCSVGKNVIKRQLPRTYPQWKTDLGKEIINVFENNSKVLLLQYNALNSDEWQDLRYDMRKENAKVKVYPNKITCKFLSDTVYSNLTILFRSETCIAYGDGMNLKNIVRILNTNPKTELIGAKIDNTLMNKQQIVDYSKLPSLDQCRSELVQILSQPSKKLSQLLQTNQSYLSMSLAQYMKQLEES; encoded by the exons ATGGCGGCTCAAAGGTTGTGTTCAGTTGGGAAGAATGTGATAAAGAGACAATTACCAAGAACG TATCCACAATGGAAAACTGACCTTGGGAAAGAGATCATCAACGTGTTCGAAAATAATTCGAAAGTATTGTTGCTTCAATACAATGCTTTGAATTCCGACGAGTGGCAAGATCTTCGGTATGATATGAGAAAAGAGAACGCAAAGGTGAAAGTTTACCCCAACAAAATCACTTGCAAGTTTTTGTCGGATACTGTGTACTCCAATTTGACTATTTTATTTCGATCGGAAACATGCATTGCGTACGGAGACGGCATGaatctaaaaaacattgttcGAATACTCAATACCAACCCGAAAACGGAACTTATCGGCGCGAAAATTGACAATACACTAATGAACAAGCAACAAATTGTAGACTACTCAAAGTTACCGTCATTGGATCAATGTCGGTCAGAACTCGTGCAAATTTTATCACAGCCTTCGAAGAAGTTGTCTCAGTTACTACAAACGAACCAGTCGTATTTATCGATGTCACTAGCTCAATATATGAAGCAACTCGAAGAATCTTGA
- the LOC130642221 gene encoding myosin-11-like, with amino-acid sequence MYSKYRDISANVKNLRTCGACYERPIFFCDDDFRIHERNCHRSYQEEEKEDLLAIKSQLSLLTNLLSRQINIHYPVCKESKEERRKDVEEEIICIKRRMVGLESEVDALKKTCMCKCSLQVVEGMCSSCVKLEKTQNVVNESQNAGVFKEVEEFKLKNKLLQNELENKTKEFNQLKEQRSNDKKKLRKMKDLFDAKQKKIEKMEEELNAAQKDKIEMTNCVESVKQKNIRIKGQLNAERQRRQNCSLDEANDQKEKLLKVESVCESLQEEVRKLNDEKMEYVAEVERFRSLLRDKEASMKQLQSDADNLTATEKEKEEYEMEIKKVNALLVKKFDAFKKLKVRCEELERIIENKERSEEELKLMKILLAEKDGLVKELQDYVKEKEQQVQQEIKLQKQRDCEVSTLLKRVQDYENAVVELKAKIDELVKQLDDNNNQKNLISFSLAEKENDLEELSDRLRCFEEQHKTSMSMIQKLSEEKRHISDDLTEIEDENKKLFNSKADLQLKLDELNDKLQDAVQDKMETEERLKRMDELEQELFEVNKGNELLQAHKEELMTQLTQMTDKMKHQAERYEWRLNVADKNVDELEKELADVKWSLKKADREIRDLKLEHRDMLSAAEQVEKLNKEFTLEEEQFEEMSKKLEEKSQIVKEIEEKNEEYVNTNEKLKKEVLEKDKCLEIANKKVNDLNIDLEKVKNDCTKKSEMTKQLTTELQAKEKVSANLEKKTLLLQESESELEKAEENITTLSKQLSDLQEELDKAQRDLSKASTECESEELDKLKQQNEICELKKLELVQNKKDLEEELSHLKEAHSLCDGHKRRLEEDKDNIHKQLHSVETELNATLHDFEKTKHDLNKLQIEITRYENLVKNYKEEKNEAKGLKRKVKELEAKVFELNATCEMDVSKR; translated from the coding sequence ATGTATAGCAAATATAGAGATATATCTGCAAACGTGAAGAACCTACGAACATGTGGTGCTTGTTATGAGCGTCCCATTTTCTTTTGCGATGACGATTTTAGAATACATGAGAGGAATTGTCATCGCTCATATCAAGAAGAGGAAAAAGAAGATTTATTAGCTATTAAATCTCAATTGTCGCTTTTAACCAATCTTCTGAGCAGACAAATCAACATACATTACCCAGTCTGTAAAGAGAGTAAGGAAGAAAGGCGGAAAGACGTTGAAGAAGAAATTATCTGCATAAAGAGACGAATGGTTGGATTAGAAAGTGAAGTAGATGCTTTGAAGAAAACTTGCATGTGTAAATGTTCACTACAAGTTGTAGAAGGTATGTGTTCATCTTGCGTAAAACTGGAGAAGACACAAAATGTTGTGAACGAAAGTCAAAATGCAGGAGTTTTCAAAGAAGTGGAGGAGTTTAAGTTGAAGAACAAGTTGCTGCAAAATGAAttggaaaacaaaacaaaggaaTTCAATCAGCTGAAAGAACAAAGATCTAATGACAAGAAAAAGTTGCGAAAAATGAAAGATTTGTTTGATGCAAAACAAAAGAAGATAGAAAAGATGGAAGAAGAGTTAAATGCTGCTCAAAAAGATAAGATAGAAATGACAAATTGCGTTGAAagtgtgaaacaaaaaaatattcgcATCAAAGGTCAATTGAATGCTGaacgacaaagaagacaaaaCTGTTCTCTAGATGAAGCAAATGATCAAAAGGAAAAGTTGCTAAAAGTTGAAAGCGTTTGTGAATCTCTACAAGAAGAGGTAAGGAAGTTAAATGATGAAAAAATGGAGTATGTAGCAGAAGTTGAACGATTTAGATCTCTTCTTCGTGACAAGGAAGCTTCAATGAAGCAGTTGCAAAGCGATGCTGACAATCTTACTGCAacagagaaagaaaaagaagagtaTGAGATGGAAATAAAGAAAGTCAATGCATTACTTGTTAAAAAGTTCGATGCTTTTAAAAAGTTGAAAGTGCGTTGTGAAGAGCTTGAAAGGATTATCGAAAATAAAGAGCGAAGTGAAGAAGAACTTAAGTTAATGAAAATTCTTCTTGCCGAAAAAGATGGATTGGTGAAAGAACTGCAAGATTACGTAAAAGAGAAAGAACAGCAGGTCCAACAAGAAATCAAATTGCAAAAACAAAGAGATTGTGAAGTTTCTACCCTTCTAAAAAGGGTTCAAGATTATGAAAATGCTGTGGTAGAGTTAAAAGCAAAAATCGACGAGTTGGTAAAACAGCTagacgacaacaacaaccaaaAGAATTTGATTTCCTTTAGCCTTGCAGAAAAGGAGAATGATTTAGAGGAGCTTAGTGATCGATTAAGATGTTTTGAAGAACAGCATAAAACATCGATGTCTATGATCCAAAAGTTGAGTGAAGAAAAGCGTCATATTTCCGACGACTTGACAGAAATTGaagatgaaaacaaaaaattgtttaatagCAAAGCAGATCTTCAACTGAAACTTGATGAACTGAATGATAAACTCCAGGATGCAGTTCAGGATAAGATGGAGACAGAGGAAAGGTTGAAAAGAATGGATGAACTCGAACAAGAACTGTTTGAAGTTAACAAAGGCAACGAACTTTTACAAGCACATAAAGAGGAGTTAATGACACAGTTAACTCAAATGACAGATAAAATGAAACACCAAGCTGAGAGATATGAATGGAGATTGAATGTAGCCGACAAGAATGTCGATGAGCTGGAGAAAGAGCTTGCTGATGTAAAATGGAGTTTAAAGAAAGCTGACAGAGAAATCAGAGATTTAAAATTGGAACATCGAGACATGCTAAGTGCGGCGGAGCAAGTAGAGAAGTTGAACAAAGAATTTACGTTGGAGGAGGAACAGTTCGAAGAGATGTCGAAGAAATTAGAAGAGAAAAGTCAAATAGTGAAAGAGATAGAAGAAAAGAATGAAGAATATGTTAACACCAACGAGAAGCTGAAAAAAGAGGTTTTGGAAAAAGACAAATGTCTTGAGATTGCCAACAAGAAAGTTAATGATCTGAATATCGAtttagaaaaagttaaaaatgactgcACAAAGAAAAGCGAAATGACGAAGCAGCTTACAACAGAATTGCAAGCAAAAGAAAAAGTGTCTGCAAACCTCGAAAAAAAGACGTTGCTGCTACAGGAATCAGAATCAGAACTTGAAAAGGCTGAAGAAAATATCACCACTTTAAGCAAGCAGCTTTCTGATTTGCAAGAAGAATTGGATAAAGCTCAAAGAGATTTGTCAAAAGCAAGCACTGAATGCGAGAGTGAGGAACTTGATAAGTTGAAACAACAGAACGAAATTTGTGAGTTGAAAAAGCTTGAGTTGGTTCAAAACAAAAAGGACTTGGAAGAAGAGTTATCTCATCTTAAAGAAGCGCATTCATTATGCGATGGCCATAAAAGAAGATTAGAGGAGGATAAGGATAACATACACAAGCAGCTTCACTCAGTTGAAACTGAACTGAATGCAACTCTGCATGATTTTGAAAAGACCAAACACGATTTGAACAAATTGCAAATTGAAATAACACGCTATGAAAATCTTGTTAAGAACTACAAAGAAGAGAAGAATGAAGCTAAGGGTTTGAAAAGAAAAGTAAAGGAGTTGGAAGCAAAAGTATTCGAACTTAACGCGACCTGTGAAATGGATGTCTCAAAGAGGTAA